Proteins from one Portunus trituberculatus isolate SZX2019 chromosome 38, ASM1759143v1, whole genome shotgun sequence genomic window:
- the LOC123514690 gene encoding uncharacterized protein LOC123514690, with amino-acid sequence MADEAEATTSTESYAWKYFEKLKCEESSRCRKCLAVIKCRGWSTSGMIRHLKSKHSIEKTENLKRPSDKSPHKDASEVKRSSVQRKMTGFLKKEETKEEIVGKLAAVDGFSINAIAKSEFIKTSMLARGYKLPQSPTLVMDLVHKQYNVAKERVIFDINKRRHVGVRFGLSLDEYTSLKNKRYMNINLHTSDTFWNLGMVRITGSLPAETAVEVVENKLADFQVNLERDVVACVTDGASVMVKFGKLIKTCHHMCYAHGIHLAVCDVLYKKTNDNLVSLERRNVTYLQEEEADDVEAVQEEEEFSGMIEVVSDEDLENIRLEDLEDDEEGNIDLSVTINKVRKIVKMFRKSPTRNEKLQRYVVSEYGKELMLKLDSKTRWNSLLDMLERFLKVKNSVAKAMIDCNMEMNITNGELKVLNDLVTALQPVKLGAERMGCRGTTILTAEGVFSFMLKELNEQQSSFSMKLQNSLNNRINERRSAVLVGLMKYLHCGKAYNNCEERLALPRKSAIVESAKQLLGRLFQVSDEETTTSDNVETSVNQQNSLTDKLQAAIDQIQTQSKKRNECNYIAKEFSVFEATGDRTQNLEKLFQALNSVPPTSVESERAFSAAGLFITKLRSKLSDHSIDCLCFLKSYFKNNS; translated from the coding sequence ATGGCAGACGAGGCAGAAGCAACAACCAGTACTGAGTCTTATGCTTGGAAATATTTTGAAAAACTTAAATGTGAAGAATCATCGCGATGTAGAAAGTGTCTTGCAGTTATAAAGTGCAGAGGATGGTCTACTAGTGGTATGATTCGTCACCTCAAGAGCAAACACTCAattgaaaaaacagaaaatctcAAACGTCCTTCAGACAAGTCTCCTCATAAAGATGCGAGTGAGGTGAAAAGGAGTTCTGTGCAAAGGAAAATGACTGGTTttttgaagaaggaggagacgaaagaagaaatCGTTGGGAAGCTAGCTGCAGTAGATGGATTTTCCATAAATGCCATCGCCAAGAGTGAGTTCATAAAGACATCAATGCTTGCAAGGGGATACAAATTGCCTCAAAGTCCAACTCTTGTTATGGATCTTGTACATAAGCAGTACAACGTTGCAAAAGAAAGGGTGATATttgatattaacaaaaggagacaTGTTGGGGTTAGGTTTGGATTATCTCTTGATGAGTATACTTCACTAAAAAACAAGAGGTACATGAACATAAATTTACATACTAGTGACACCTTTTGGAATTTAGGAATGGTTAGAATCACAGGTTCACTACCAGCAGAGACTGCTGTTGAGGTAGTTGAGAATAAGTTAGCCGATTTTCAGGTAAACTTGGAAAGAGATGTAGTTGCATGTGTAACTGATGGAGCCAGTGTCATGGTTAAGTTTGGCAAACTGATTAAGACCTGTCATCATATGTGTTATGCTCATGGAATACATCTTGCTGTTTGCGATGTTCTctacaagaaaacaaatgataacTTAGTTAGTTTGGAAAGGAGAAATGTTACCTATCTccaagaagaggaagcagatgATGTGGAAGCtgtgcaagaggaagaagagttcaGTGGTATGATTGAGGTGGTATCAGATGAGGATTTGGAAAATATTAGGTTAGAGGATctggaagatgatgaagaagggaaCATTGATTTGTCTGTCACAATCAACAAAGTCAGAAAAATTGTGAAGATGTTCAGGAAATCACCCACAAGAAATGAGAAGCTGCAGAGGTATGTTGTTAGTGAATATGGCAAAGAACTGATGCTAAAGCTCGACTCTAAGACAAGGTGGAACAGCTTGCTAGACATGCTAGAGCGATTCCTGAAAGTAAAAAACTCAGTTGCTAAAGCTATGATTGACTGTAATATGGAAATGAACATCACAAATGGGGAATTAAAAGTGCTCAATGACTTAGTAACAGCACTGCAACCAGTAAAACTAGGGGCAGAGAGGATGGGATGCAGAGGTACAACTATTCTTACTGCTGAAGGTGTGTTTTCATTCATGTTGAAAGAACTGAATGAACAACAGTCATCATTTTCGATGAAACTGCAAAATTCTCTCAACaacagaataaatgaaaggaggagtgcGGTTCTCGTAGGCCTTATGAAATACCTGCATTGTGGGAAGGCTTATAACAACTGTGAGGAAAGATTAGCATTACCCCGTAAGTCTGCCATCGTGGAGTCAGCTAAACAGTTGTTAGGAAGACTGTTCCAAGTAAGTGATGAAGAAACTACAACTAGTGATAATGTGGAAACATCTGTAAATCAACAAAATTCACTCACTGATAAACTCCAGGCAGCCATAGATCAGATTCAGacacaaagtaaaaaaagaaatgagtgtaACTACATTGCGAAGGAATTTAGTGTATTTGAGGCAACTGGGGACAGAACACAGAATTTAGAGAAATTGTTCCAGGCTCTCAACTCTGTACCACCAACGTCTGTTGAATCGGAAAGGGCTTTTTCAGCAGCTGGTCTTTTTATTACCAAACTAAGATCAAAGCTCAGTGATCACAGTATTGACTGTTTGTGCTTTTTGAAAAGTTATTTCAAGAACAATTCTTAG